In a single window of the Microbispora sp. ZYX-F-249 genome:
- a CDS encoding endo-1,4-beta-xylanase: FGTAISASRLGDSQYTTIASREFNMITAENEMKPDATEPNPNQFNFTNGDRIYNWAVQNGKRVRGHTLAWHQQQPNFWGQLSGSALRQAMISHINGVVGHYKGKIYAWDVVNEAFDDGSGGRRDSNLQRTGNDWIEVAFRTARAADPDAKLCYNDYNIDNWSWAKTQGVYNMVKDFKARGVPIDCVGLQSHFNSGSPYPGNYRTTLQNFAALGVDVQITELDIQGASPTTYANVVNDCLAVPRCNGITVWGVRDQDSWRSGDTPLLFSGGNKKPAYDAVLNALNAA; the protein is encoded by the coding sequence TTCGGTACGGCGATCAGTGCGAGCAGGCTCGGTGACTCGCAGTACACCACGATCGCGAGCCGTGAGTTCAACATGATCACGGCCGAGAACGAGATGAAGCCCGACGCGACGGAGCCGAACCCGAACCAGTTCAACTTCACCAACGGCGACCGGATCTACAACTGGGCGGTGCAGAACGGCAAGCGGGTCCGCGGCCACACCCTGGCCTGGCACCAGCAGCAGCCGAACTTCTGGGGGCAGCTGTCGGGCAGCGCGCTGCGCCAGGCGATGATCAGCCACATCAACGGCGTCGTGGGCCACTACAAGGGCAAGATCTACGCCTGGGACGTGGTCAACGAGGCCTTCGACGACGGCTCCGGCGGCCGCCGCGACTCCAACCTCCAGCGCACCGGCAACGACTGGATCGAGGTCGCCTTCCGCACCGCGCGGGCCGCCGACCCCGACGCCAAGCTCTGCTACAACGACTACAACATCGACAACTGGTCCTGGGCCAAGACCCAGGGCGTCTACAACATGGTCAAGGACTTCAAGGCCCGCGGCGTGCCGATCGACTGCGTCGGCCTGCAGTCGCACTTCAACAGCGGCAGCCCCTACCCGGGCAACTACCGCACCACCCTGCAGAACTTCGCCGCACTCGGCGTCGACGTCCAGATCACCGAGCTGGACATCCAGGGCGCCTCGCCGACCACCTACGCCAACGTGGTCAACGACTGCCTGGCCGTCCCGCGCTGCAACGGCATCACCGTGTGGGGCGTACGCGACCAGGACTCCTGGCGCTCGGGCGACACCCCGCTGCTGTTCAGCGGCGGCAACAAGAAGCCCGCCTACGACGCGGTCCTCAACGCCCTCAACGCCGC